A portion of the Meriones unguiculatus strain TT.TT164.6M chromosome 11, Bangor_MerUng_6.1, whole genome shotgun sequence genome contains these proteins:
- the Srebf1 gene encoding sterol regulatory element-binding protein 1 isoform X3, whose protein sequence is MEELSFSETALEQALAEPCELDAALLTDIEDMLQLINNQDSDFPGLFDAPYAGGGTGDAEPSSPGASSPESFSSPASLGSSLEAFLGGPKVTPSPPSPPPSAPTALKMYPSVSPFSPGPGIKEEPVPLTILQPPAPQPSPGTLLPPSFPPPPLQLSPAPVLGYSSLPSGFSGTLPGNTQQPPSGLPLASAPGVSPVPLHTQVQSSASQQLPPASAAPRTTTVTSQIQQVPVVLQPHFIKADSLVLTAVKTDAGATVKAAGIGALAPGTAVQAGPLQTLVSGGTILATVPLVVDTDKLPIHRLAAGSKAMGSAQSRGEKRTAHNAIEKRYRSSINDKIVELKDLVVGTEAKLNKSAVLRKAIDYIHFLQQSNQKLKRENAALRTAQRSESLKDLVSACGSGGGTDVSMEGLKPEAVETLTPPPSDAGSPSQSSPLSLGSRGSSSGASDSEPDSPVFEDSQVKAQRLPSHSRGMLDRSRLALCALVFLCLTCNPVASLFGWGVLSSSEGAAAHRSSGRSVLEAESRDGSHWTPWLLPPLVWLANGLLVLACLALLFVYGEPVTRPHSGPAVHFWRHRKQADLDLARGDFAQAAQQLWLALQALGRPLPTSNLDLACSLLWNLIRHLLQRLWVGRWLAGQAGGLQRDCGLKTDARASARDAALVYHKLHQLHAMGKYTGGHLAASNLALSALNLAECAGDAISMATLAEIYVAAALRVKTSLPRALHFLTRFFLSSARQACLAQSGSVPLAMQWLCHPVGHRFFVDGDWAVHGAPQESLYSMAGNPVDPLAQVTRLFCEHLLERALNCIAQPSPGAADGDREFSDALGYLQLLNSCSDAVGAPTCSFSVSSSMATTTGTDPVAKWWASLTAVVIHWLRRDEEAAERLYPVVEHIPQVLQETERPLPRAALYSFKAARALLDPRKVESGPASLAICEKASGYLRDSLATTPSGSSIDKAMQLLLCDLLLVARTCLWQRQQSPASAQAAHSGSNGPQASALELRGFQHDLSSLRRLAQSFRPAMRRVFLHEATARLMAGASPARTHQLLDRSLRRRAGSSGKGGAATELEPRPTWREHTEALLLASCYLPPAFLSAPGQRVSMLAEAARTVEKLGDRRLLLDCQQMLLRLGGGTTVTSS, encoded by the exons ACATGCTTCAGCTCATCAACAACCAAGACAGTGACTTCCCTGGCCTCTTTGATGCCCCCTATGCCGGGGGTGGGACAGGAGACGCAGAGCCCAGTAGCCCTGGTGCCAGCTCTCCTGAGAGCTTCTCTTCGCCTGCTTCTCTGGGCTCCTCTCTGGAAGCCTTCCTAGGAGGACCCAAGGTGACACCTTCGCCCCCGTCCCCTCCGCCATCTGCACCCACTGCCTTAAAGATGTACCCGTCTGTGTCCCCCTTCTCCCCTGGGCCTGGAATCAAAGAGGAGCCAGTGCCGCTCACCATCCTGCAGCCGCCAGCACCACAGCCATCACCAGGGACTCTCCTGCCTCCGAGCTTCCCCCCACCACCCCTGCAGCTCAGCCCTGCGCCTGTGCTGGGGTACTCCAGCCTTCCCTCAGGCTTCTCAG GGACCCTGCCTGGAAACACCCAGCAGCCACCATCTGGCCTGCCACTGGCCTCTGCACCCGGAGTCTCGCCTGTCCCCTTACACACCCAGGTCCAGAGCTCAGCTTCCCAGCAGCTGCCGCCAGCCTCAGCAGCCCCGAGAACAACCACTGTGACCTCCCAGATCCAGCAGGTCCCA GTTGTGCTGCAGCCGCACTTCATCAAGGCAGACTCCCTGGTGCTGACAGCTGTGAAGACAGACGCGGGAGCCACAGTGAAGGCGGCTGGCATCGGTGCCCTGGCCCCTGGCACAGCCGTGCAGGCGGGCCCCTTGCAG accctggtgagtggagggaccaTCCTGGCCACGGTTCCACTGGTTGTGGACACAGACAAACTGCCCATCCACCGCCTGGCAGCTGGCAGCAAGGCCATGGGCTCAGCTCAGAGCCGCGGCGAGAAGCGCACAGCCCACAATGCCATTGAGAAGCGTTACCGTTCCTCAATCAATGACAAGATTGTGGAGCTCAAGGACCTGGTGGTGGGCACCGAGGCAAAG CTGAATAAATCTGCTGTCTTGCGAAAGGCTATCGATTACATCCACTTCTTACAGCAGAGCAACCAGAAGCTCAAGCGGGAGAACGCAGCCCTGCGGACGGCTCAAAGAAGCG AATCACTGAAGGACCTGGTGTCAGCCTGTGGCAGCGGAGGAGGCACGGATGTGTCCATGGAGGGCCTGAAACCTGAAGCGGTGGAGACACTGACCCCTCCACCCTCAGATGCCGGCTCGCCCTCCCAGAGTAGCCCCTTGTCACttggcagcagaggcagcagcagcggCGCCAGTGACTCCGAGCCCGATAGCCCAGTCTTTGAGGATAGCCAG GTGAAAGCCCAGCGGCTGCCTTCACACAGTCGAGGCATGCTGGACCGGTCCCGCCTGGCCCTGTGTGCACTGGTCTTCCTGTGTCTGACCTGCAATCCCGTGGCCTCGCTGTTTGGCTGGGGCGTCCTCAGTTCCTCCGAAGGAGCTGCTGCGCACCGCAGCTCTGGGCGCAGCGTGCTGGAGGCTGAAAGCAGAG ATGGCTCTCATTGGACCCCGTGGTTGCTGCCACCCCTAGTCTGGCTGGCCAATGGGCTACTAGTGTTGGCCTGCTTGGCTCTTCTCTTTGTGTATGGGGAACCCGTGACTCGGCCACACTCTGGCCCGGCTGTACACTTCTGGAGACATCGCAAACAAGCTGACCTGGATTTGGCCCGG GGGGATTTTGCCCAGGCTGCTCAGCAGCTGTGGCTGGCCCTGCAGGCCCTGGGCCGGCCCCTGCCCACCTCGAACCTGGACCTGGCCTGCAGCCTACTTTGGAACCTCATCCGCCACCTGCTGCAGCGTCTCTGGGTGGGCCGCTGGCTGGCAGGCCAGGCTGGGGGCCTGCAGAGGGACTGTGGGCTGAAAACAGATGCCCGTGCCAGTGCCCGAGACGCGGCTCTCGTCTACCATAAGCTGCACCAGCTGCATGCCATGG GGAAGTACACAGGAGGGCATCTTGCTGCTTCTAACCTGGCACTAAGTGCTCTGAACCTGGCCGAGTGCGCAGGAGATGCTATATCCATGGCAACACTGGCAGAGATCTATGTGGCAGCTGCCCTGAGGGTCAAAACCAGTCTCCCAAGAGCCTTGCACTTTTTGACA CGTTTCTTCCTGAGTAGCGCCCGCCAGGCCTGCCTAGCACAGAGTGGCTCAGTGCCTCTTGCCATGCAGTGGCTCTGCCACCCTGTAGGTCACCGTTTCTTCGTGGATGGGGACTGGGCTGTGCATGGTGCCCCGCAGGAGAGCCTGTACAGCATGGCTGGGAACCCAG TGGATCCACTGGCCCAGGTGACCCGACTCTTCTGTGAACATCTCCTGGAGCGAGCACTGAACTGTATAGCTCAGCCCAGCCCAGGGGCGGCTGATGGAGACAG GGAGTTCTCAGATGCCCTTGGATACCTGCAGTTGCTAAACAGCTGTTCTGATGCTGTCGGGGCTCCTACCTGCAGCTTTTCTGTCAGCTCCAGCATGGCTACCACCACCG GCACAGACCCAGTGGCCAAGTGGTGGGCCTCACTGACAGCTGTGGTGATCCACTGGCTGCGGCGGGACGAAGAGGCAGCGGAGCGGCTGTACCCAGTGGTGGAGCATATACCCCAAGTGCTGCAGGAGACCGA GAGACCCCTGCCCAGGGCAGCTCTGTACTCCTTCAAGGCTGCCCGGGCTCTGTTGGACCCCAGAAAGGTGGAATCTGGTCCAGCCAGCCTGGCCATCTGTGAGAAGGCCAGTGGGTACCTACGGGACAGCTTAGCCACTACGCCGAGTGGCAGTTCCATTGACAAG GCCATGCAACTGCTCCTGTGTGATCTGCTTCTTGTGGCCCGGACCTGTTTATGGCAGCGCCAGCAATCACCAGCCTCTGCCCAGGCAGCTCACAGTGGTAGCAATGGACCCCAGGCCTCTGCTCTGGAGCTGCGAGGTTTTCAACATGACCTGAGCAGCCTGAGGCGCTTGGCACAGAGCTTCCGGCCTGCTATGAGGAGG GTGTTCCTACACGAGGCCACAGCTCGGCTGATGGCAGGGGCAAGTCCTGCCCGGACACACCAGCTCCTGGACCGCAGTCTGCGGAGGAGGGCAGGGTCCAGTGGCAAAGGAG GTGCTGCGACTGAGCTGGAGCCTCGGCCCACGTGGCGGGAGCACACAGAGGCCTTGCTGCTGGCCTCCTGCTATCTGCCCCCTGCCTTCCTGTCGGCCCCTGGGCAGCGCGTGAGCATGCTGGCCGAGGCAGCGCGCACTGTAGAGAAGCTTGGTGACCGCCGGCTACTGCTCGACTGCCAGCAGATGCTCCTGCGCCTTGGTGGAGGGACCACTGTGACTTCGAGCTAG
- the Srebf1 gene encoding sterol regulatory element-binding protein 1 isoform X1 has product MEELSFSETALEQALAEPCELDAALLTDIEDMLQLINNQDSDFPGLFDAPYAGGGTGDAEPSSPGASSPESFSSPASLGSSLEAFLGGPKVTPSPPSPPPSAPTALKMYPSVSPFSPGPGIKEEPVPLTILQPPAPQPSPGTLLPPSFPPPPLQLSPAPVLGYSSLPSGFSGTLPGNTQQPPSGLPLASAPGVSPVPLHTQVQSSASQQLPPASAAPRTTTVTSQIQQVPVVLQPHFIKADSLVLTAVKTDAGATVKAAGIGALAPGTAVQAGPLQTLVSGGTILATVPLVVDTDKLPIHRLAAGSKAMGSAQSRGEKRTAHNAIEKRYRSSINDKIVELKDLVVGTEAKLNKSAVLRKAIDYIHFLQQSNQKLKRENAALRTAQRSESLKDLVSACGSGGGTDVSMEGLKPEAVETLTPPPSDAGSPSQSSPLSLGSRGSSSGASDSEPDSPVFEDSQVKAQRLPSHSRGMLDRSRLALCALVFLCLTCNPVASLFGWGVLSSSEGAAAHRSSGRSVLEAESRDGSHWTPWLLPPLVWLANGLLVLACLALLFVYGEPVTRPHSGPAVHFWRHRKQADLDLARGDFAQAAQQLWLALQALGRPLPTSNLDLACSLLWNLIRHLLQRLWVGRWLAGQAGGLQRDCGLKTDARASARDAALVYHKLHQLHAMGKYTGGHLAASNLALSALNLAECAGDAISMATLAEIYVAAALRVKTSLPRALHFLTRFFLSSARQACLAQSGSVPLAMQWLCHPVGHRFFVDGDWAVHGAPQESLYSMAGNPVDPLAQVTRLFCEHLLERALNCIAQPSPGAADGDREFSDALGYLQLLNSCSDAVGAPTCSFSVSSSMATTTGELQTPVLTPASPSCHVAEGQAPTFPSSAGTDPVAKWWASLTAVVIHWLRRDEEAAERLYPVVEHIPQVLQETERPLPRAALYSFKAARALLDPRKVESGPASLAICEKASGYLRDSLATTPSGSSIDKAMQLLLCDLLLVARTCLWQRQQSPASAQAAHSGSNGPQASALELRGFQHDLSSLRRLAQSFRPAMRRVFLHEATARLMAGASPARTHQLLDRSLRRRAGSSGKGGAATELEPRPTWREHTEALLLASCYLPPAFLSAPGQRVSMLAEAARTVEKLGDRRLLLDCQQMLLRLGGGTTVTSS; this is encoded by the exons ACATGCTTCAGCTCATCAACAACCAAGACAGTGACTTCCCTGGCCTCTTTGATGCCCCCTATGCCGGGGGTGGGACAGGAGACGCAGAGCCCAGTAGCCCTGGTGCCAGCTCTCCTGAGAGCTTCTCTTCGCCTGCTTCTCTGGGCTCCTCTCTGGAAGCCTTCCTAGGAGGACCCAAGGTGACACCTTCGCCCCCGTCCCCTCCGCCATCTGCACCCACTGCCTTAAAGATGTACCCGTCTGTGTCCCCCTTCTCCCCTGGGCCTGGAATCAAAGAGGAGCCAGTGCCGCTCACCATCCTGCAGCCGCCAGCACCACAGCCATCACCAGGGACTCTCCTGCCTCCGAGCTTCCCCCCACCACCCCTGCAGCTCAGCCCTGCGCCTGTGCTGGGGTACTCCAGCCTTCCCTCAGGCTTCTCAG GGACCCTGCCTGGAAACACCCAGCAGCCACCATCTGGCCTGCCACTGGCCTCTGCACCCGGAGTCTCGCCTGTCCCCTTACACACCCAGGTCCAGAGCTCAGCTTCCCAGCAGCTGCCGCCAGCCTCAGCAGCCCCGAGAACAACCACTGTGACCTCCCAGATCCAGCAGGTCCCA GTTGTGCTGCAGCCGCACTTCATCAAGGCAGACTCCCTGGTGCTGACAGCTGTGAAGACAGACGCGGGAGCCACAGTGAAGGCGGCTGGCATCGGTGCCCTGGCCCCTGGCACAGCCGTGCAGGCGGGCCCCTTGCAG accctggtgagtggagggaccaTCCTGGCCACGGTTCCACTGGTTGTGGACACAGACAAACTGCCCATCCACCGCCTGGCAGCTGGCAGCAAGGCCATGGGCTCAGCTCAGAGCCGCGGCGAGAAGCGCACAGCCCACAATGCCATTGAGAAGCGTTACCGTTCCTCAATCAATGACAAGATTGTGGAGCTCAAGGACCTGGTGGTGGGCACCGAGGCAAAG CTGAATAAATCTGCTGTCTTGCGAAAGGCTATCGATTACATCCACTTCTTACAGCAGAGCAACCAGAAGCTCAAGCGGGAGAACGCAGCCCTGCGGACGGCTCAAAGAAGCG AATCACTGAAGGACCTGGTGTCAGCCTGTGGCAGCGGAGGAGGCACGGATGTGTCCATGGAGGGCCTGAAACCTGAAGCGGTGGAGACACTGACCCCTCCACCCTCAGATGCCGGCTCGCCCTCCCAGAGTAGCCCCTTGTCACttggcagcagaggcagcagcagcggCGCCAGTGACTCCGAGCCCGATAGCCCAGTCTTTGAGGATAGCCAG GTGAAAGCCCAGCGGCTGCCTTCACACAGTCGAGGCATGCTGGACCGGTCCCGCCTGGCCCTGTGTGCACTGGTCTTCCTGTGTCTGACCTGCAATCCCGTGGCCTCGCTGTTTGGCTGGGGCGTCCTCAGTTCCTCCGAAGGAGCTGCTGCGCACCGCAGCTCTGGGCGCAGCGTGCTGGAGGCTGAAAGCAGAG ATGGCTCTCATTGGACCCCGTGGTTGCTGCCACCCCTAGTCTGGCTGGCCAATGGGCTACTAGTGTTGGCCTGCTTGGCTCTTCTCTTTGTGTATGGGGAACCCGTGACTCGGCCACACTCTGGCCCGGCTGTACACTTCTGGAGACATCGCAAACAAGCTGACCTGGATTTGGCCCGG GGGGATTTTGCCCAGGCTGCTCAGCAGCTGTGGCTGGCCCTGCAGGCCCTGGGCCGGCCCCTGCCCACCTCGAACCTGGACCTGGCCTGCAGCCTACTTTGGAACCTCATCCGCCACCTGCTGCAGCGTCTCTGGGTGGGCCGCTGGCTGGCAGGCCAGGCTGGGGGCCTGCAGAGGGACTGTGGGCTGAAAACAGATGCCCGTGCCAGTGCCCGAGACGCGGCTCTCGTCTACCATAAGCTGCACCAGCTGCATGCCATGG GGAAGTACACAGGAGGGCATCTTGCTGCTTCTAACCTGGCACTAAGTGCTCTGAACCTGGCCGAGTGCGCAGGAGATGCTATATCCATGGCAACACTGGCAGAGATCTATGTGGCAGCTGCCCTGAGGGTCAAAACCAGTCTCCCAAGAGCCTTGCACTTTTTGACA CGTTTCTTCCTGAGTAGCGCCCGCCAGGCCTGCCTAGCACAGAGTGGCTCAGTGCCTCTTGCCATGCAGTGGCTCTGCCACCCTGTAGGTCACCGTTTCTTCGTGGATGGGGACTGGGCTGTGCATGGTGCCCCGCAGGAGAGCCTGTACAGCATGGCTGGGAACCCAG TGGATCCACTGGCCCAGGTGACCCGACTCTTCTGTGAACATCTCCTGGAGCGAGCACTGAACTGTATAGCTCAGCCCAGCCCAGGGGCGGCTGATGGAGACAG GGAGTTCTCAGATGCCCTTGGATACCTGCAGTTGCTAAACAGCTGTTCTGATGCTGTCGGGGCTCCTACCTGCAGCTTTTCTGTCAGCTCCAGCATGGCTACCACCACCGGTGAGCTCCAGACCCCTGTCCTGACGCCTGCCAGCCCCAGCTGCCATGTGGCTGAGGGCCAGGCGCCCACCTTCCCCTCTTCTGCAGGCACAGACCCAGTGGCCAAGTGGTGGGCCTCACTGACAGCTGTGGTGATCCACTGGCTGCGGCGGGACGAAGAGGCAGCGGAGCGGCTGTACCCAGTGGTGGAGCATATACCCCAAGTGCTGCAGGAGACCGA GAGACCCCTGCCCAGGGCAGCTCTGTACTCCTTCAAGGCTGCCCGGGCTCTGTTGGACCCCAGAAAGGTGGAATCTGGTCCAGCCAGCCTGGCCATCTGTGAGAAGGCCAGTGGGTACCTACGGGACAGCTTAGCCACTACGCCGAGTGGCAGTTCCATTGACAAG GCCATGCAACTGCTCCTGTGTGATCTGCTTCTTGTGGCCCGGACCTGTTTATGGCAGCGCCAGCAATCACCAGCCTCTGCCCAGGCAGCTCACAGTGGTAGCAATGGACCCCAGGCCTCTGCTCTGGAGCTGCGAGGTTTTCAACATGACCTGAGCAGCCTGAGGCGCTTGGCACAGAGCTTCCGGCCTGCTATGAGGAGG GTGTTCCTACACGAGGCCACAGCTCGGCTGATGGCAGGGGCAAGTCCTGCCCGGACACACCAGCTCCTGGACCGCAGTCTGCGGAGGAGGGCAGGGTCCAGTGGCAAAGGAG GTGCTGCGACTGAGCTGGAGCCTCGGCCCACGTGGCGGGAGCACACAGAGGCCTTGCTGCTGGCCTCCTGCTATCTGCCCCCTGCCTTCCTGTCGGCCCCTGGGCAGCGCGTGAGCATGCTGGCCGAGGCAGCGCGCACTGTAGAGAAGCTTGGTGACCGCCGGCTACTGCTCGACTGCCAGCAGATGCTCCTGCGCCTTGGTGGAGGGACCACTGTGACTTCGAGCTAG
- the Srebf1 gene encoding sterol regulatory element-binding protein 1 isoform X2 encodes MDCTFEDMLQLINNQDSDFPGLFDAPYAGGGTGDAEPSSPGASSPESFSSPASLGSSLEAFLGGPKVTPSPPSPPPSAPTALKMYPSVSPFSPGPGIKEEPVPLTILQPPAPQPSPGTLLPPSFPPPPLQLSPAPVLGYSSLPSGFSGTLPGNTQQPPSGLPLASAPGVSPVPLHTQVQSSASQQLPPASAAPRTTTVTSQIQQVPVVLQPHFIKADSLVLTAVKTDAGATVKAAGIGALAPGTAVQAGPLQTLVSGGTILATVPLVVDTDKLPIHRLAAGSKAMGSAQSRGEKRTAHNAIEKRYRSSINDKIVELKDLVVGTEAKLNKSAVLRKAIDYIHFLQQSNQKLKRENAALRTAQRSESLKDLVSACGSGGGTDVSMEGLKPEAVETLTPPPSDAGSPSQSSPLSLGSRGSSSGASDSEPDSPVFEDSQVKAQRLPSHSRGMLDRSRLALCALVFLCLTCNPVASLFGWGVLSSSEGAAAHRSSGRSVLEAESRDGSHWTPWLLPPLVWLANGLLVLACLALLFVYGEPVTRPHSGPAVHFWRHRKQADLDLARGDFAQAAQQLWLALQALGRPLPTSNLDLACSLLWNLIRHLLQRLWVGRWLAGQAGGLQRDCGLKTDARASARDAALVYHKLHQLHAMGKYTGGHLAASNLALSALNLAECAGDAISMATLAEIYVAAALRVKTSLPRALHFLTRFFLSSARQACLAQSGSVPLAMQWLCHPVGHRFFVDGDWAVHGAPQESLYSMAGNPVDPLAQVTRLFCEHLLERALNCIAQPSPGAADGDREFSDALGYLQLLNSCSDAVGAPTCSFSVSSSMATTTGELQTPVLTPASPSCHVAEGQAPTFPSSAGTDPVAKWWASLTAVVIHWLRRDEEAAERLYPVVEHIPQVLQETERPLPRAALYSFKAARALLDPRKVESGPASLAICEKASGYLRDSLATTPSGSSIDKAMQLLLCDLLLVARTCLWQRQQSPASAQAAHSGSNGPQASALELRGFQHDLSSLRRLAQSFRPAMRRVFLHEATARLMAGASPARTHQLLDRSLRRRAGSSGKGGAATELEPRPTWREHTEALLLASCYLPPAFLSAPGQRVSMLAEAARTVEKLGDRRLLLDCQQMLLRLGGGTTVTSS; translated from the exons ACATGCTTCAGCTCATCAACAACCAAGACAGTGACTTCCCTGGCCTCTTTGATGCCCCCTATGCCGGGGGTGGGACAGGAGACGCAGAGCCCAGTAGCCCTGGTGCCAGCTCTCCTGAGAGCTTCTCTTCGCCTGCTTCTCTGGGCTCCTCTCTGGAAGCCTTCCTAGGAGGACCCAAGGTGACACCTTCGCCCCCGTCCCCTCCGCCATCTGCACCCACTGCCTTAAAGATGTACCCGTCTGTGTCCCCCTTCTCCCCTGGGCCTGGAATCAAAGAGGAGCCAGTGCCGCTCACCATCCTGCAGCCGCCAGCACCACAGCCATCACCAGGGACTCTCCTGCCTCCGAGCTTCCCCCCACCACCCCTGCAGCTCAGCCCTGCGCCTGTGCTGGGGTACTCCAGCCTTCCCTCAGGCTTCTCAG GGACCCTGCCTGGAAACACCCAGCAGCCACCATCTGGCCTGCCACTGGCCTCTGCACCCGGAGTCTCGCCTGTCCCCTTACACACCCAGGTCCAGAGCTCAGCTTCCCAGCAGCTGCCGCCAGCCTCAGCAGCCCCGAGAACAACCACTGTGACCTCCCAGATCCAGCAGGTCCCA GTTGTGCTGCAGCCGCACTTCATCAAGGCAGACTCCCTGGTGCTGACAGCTGTGAAGACAGACGCGGGAGCCACAGTGAAGGCGGCTGGCATCGGTGCCCTGGCCCCTGGCACAGCCGTGCAGGCGGGCCCCTTGCAG accctggtgagtggagggaccaTCCTGGCCACGGTTCCACTGGTTGTGGACACAGACAAACTGCCCATCCACCGCCTGGCAGCTGGCAGCAAGGCCATGGGCTCAGCTCAGAGCCGCGGCGAGAAGCGCACAGCCCACAATGCCATTGAGAAGCGTTACCGTTCCTCAATCAATGACAAGATTGTGGAGCTCAAGGACCTGGTGGTGGGCACCGAGGCAAAG CTGAATAAATCTGCTGTCTTGCGAAAGGCTATCGATTACATCCACTTCTTACAGCAGAGCAACCAGAAGCTCAAGCGGGAGAACGCAGCCCTGCGGACGGCTCAAAGAAGCG AATCACTGAAGGACCTGGTGTCAGCCTGTGGCAGCGGAGGAGGCACGGATGTGTCCATGGAGGGCCTGAAACCTGAAGCGGTGGAGACACTGACCCCTCCACCCTCAGATGCCGGCTCGCCCTCCCAGAGTAGCCCCTTGTCACttggcagcagaggcagcagcagcggCGCCAGTGACTCCGAGCCCGATAGCCCAGTCTTTGAGGATAGCCAG GTGAAAGCCCAGCGGCTGCCTTCACACAGTCGAGGCATGCTGGACCGGTCCCGCCTGGCCCTGTGTGCACTGGTCTTCCTGTGTCTGACCTGCAATCCCGTGGCCTCGCTGTTTGGCTGGGGCGTCCTCAGTTCCTCCGAAGGAGCTGCTGCGCACCGCAGCTCTGGGCGCAGCGTGCTGGAGGCTGAAAGCAGAG ATGGCTCTCATTGGACCCCGTGGTTGCTGCCACCCCTAGTCTGGCTGGCCAATGGGCTACTAGTGTTGGCCTGCTTGGCTCTTCTCTTTGTGTATGGGGAACCCGTGACTCGGCCACACTCTGGCCCGGCTGTACACTTCTGGAGACATCGCAAACAAGCTGACCTGGATTTGGCCCGG GGGGATTTTGCCCAGGCTGCTCAGCAGCTGTGGCTGGCCCTGCAGGCCCTGGGCCGGCCCCTGCCCACCTCGAACCTGGACCTGGCCTGCAGCCTACTTTGGAACCTCATCCGCCACCTGCTGCAGCGTCTCTGGGTGGGCCGCTGGCTGGCAGGCCAGGCTGGGGGCCTGCAGAGGGACTGTGGGCTGAAAACAGATGCCCGTGCCAGTGCCCGAGACGCGGCTCTCGTCTACCATAAGCTGCACCAGCTGCATGCCATGG GGAAGTACACAGGAGGGCATCTTGCTGCTTCTAACCTGGCACTAAGTGCTCTGAACCTGGCCGAGTGCGCAGGAGATGCTATATCCATGGCAACACTGGCAGAGATCTATGTGGCAGCTGCCCTGAGGGTCAAAACCAGTCTCCCAAGAGCCTTGCACTTTTTGACA CGTTTCTTCCTGAGTAGCGCCCGCCAGGCCTGCCTAGCACAGAGTGGCTCAGTGCCTCTTGCCATGCAGTGGCTCTGCCACCCTGTAGGTCACCGTTTCTTCGTGGATGGGGACTGGGCTGTGCATGGTGCCCCGCAGGAGAGCCTGTACAGCATGGCTGGGAACCCAG TGGATCCACTGGCCCAGGTGACCCGACTCTTCTGTGAACATCTCCTGGAGCGAGCACTGAACTGTATAGCTCAGCCCAGCCCAGGGGCGGCTGATGGAGACAG GGAGTTCTCAGATGCCCTTGGATACCTGCAGTTGCTAAACAGCTGTTCTGATGCTGTCGGGGCTCCTACCTGCAGCTTTTCTGTCAGCTCCAGCATGGCTACCACCACCGGTGAGCTCCAGACCCCTGTCCTGACGCCTGCCAGCCCCAGCTGCCATGTGGCTGAGGGCCAGGCGCCCACCTTCCCCTCTTCTGCAGGCACAGACCCAGTGGCCAAGTGGTGGGCCTCACTGACAGCTGTGGTGATCCACTGGCTGCGGCGGGACGAAGAGGCAGCGGAGCGGCTGTACCCAGTGGTGGAGCATATACCCCAAGTGCTGCAGGAGACCGA GAGACCCCTGCCCAGGGCAGCTCTGTACTCCTTCAAGGCTGCCCGGGCTCTGTTGGACCCCAGAAAGGTGGAATCTGGTCCAGCCAGCCTGGCCATCTGTGAGAAGGCCAGTGGGTACCTACGGGACAGCTTAGCCACTACGCCGAGTGGCAGTTCCATTGACAAG GCCATGCAACTGCTCCTGTGTGATCTGCTTCTTGTGGCCCGGACCTGTTTATGGCAGCGCCAGCAATCACCAGCCTCTGCCCAGGCAGCTCACAGTGGTAGCAATGGACCCCAGGCCTCTGCTCTGGAGCTGCGAGGTTTTCAACATGACCTGAGCAGCCTGAGGCGCTTGGCACAGAGCTTCCGGCCTGCTATGAGGAGG GTGTTCCTACACGAGGCCACAGCTCGGCTGATGGCAGGGGCAAGTCCTGCCCGGACACACCAGCTCCTGGACCGCAGTCTGCGGAGGAGGGCAGGGTCCAGTGGCAAAGGAG GTGCTGCGACTGAGCTGGAGCCTCGGCCCACGTGGCGGGAGCACACAGAGGCCTTGCTGCTGGCCTCCTGCTATCTGCCCCCTGCCTTCCTGTCGGCCCCTGGGCAGCGCGTGAGCATGCTGGCCGAGGCAGCGCGCACTGTAGAGAAGCTTGGTGACCGCCGGCTACTGCTCGACTGCCAGCAGATGCTCCTGCGCCTTGGTGGAGGGACCACTGTGACTTCGAGCTAG